One window of Robiginitalea biformata HTCC2501 genomic DNA carries:
- the ftsZ gene encoding cell division protein FtsZ translates to MEMDNITFDLPKNQSNVIKVIGVGGGGSNAINHMFQAGINGVDFVICNTDAQALQNSAVPNKIQLGVSLTEGLGAGANPEVGEQAALESMEEIKQMLQQTTKMVFITAGMGGGTGTGAAPIIAKQAKEMDILTVGIVTIPFLFEGKMRCEQAQRGIERLRNNVDSLIVINNNKLREVYGNLGFKAGFSKADEVLSTAARGIAEVITHHYTQNIDLRDAKTVLSNSGTAIMGSAAATGSARAQEAIMKALDSPLLNDNKITGAKNVLLLIVSGSQEITIDEIGEINDHIQIEAGHGANIIMGVGEDEGLGEAIAVTVIATGFNIDQQNDIVNTESKKIIHTLEDEQKAQQDLSEPGPQRVVHTLELDDADRNPGTENPAATPEAAREDVSRTPEAAREDASRTPEAAREDASRTPEAAPETAPPAEEGQQLIPTTQYIRNFNVFYEEVVAEGVAADEDFIIIDSKDLINDIEVVDPEVVMADAPEQDQISLHFDMPLDTQEDSEESAENVITFDLDEDVRDMEVREHVEITPVLEYKKEGETRYSLEDYMELEQQLTGATSKAEKYEPKIVEDELVFEKKTVEGSGSESPTPDADPTDRPISEILRERADERRRKLKDFNYKFQHNRTTIDDIEKEPAYKRQGVDLTDAKRGDSKVSRTTLSEDSNEEMRLRSNNSFLHDNVD, encoded by the coding sequence ATGGAAATGGACAATATCACCTTCGACCTGCCAAAGAACCAAAGCAACGTGATCAAGGTTATCGGCGTTGGCGGTGGTGGCAGCAATGCCATCAACCACATGTTCCAGGCGGGGATCAACGGGGTCGATTTTGTAATATGCAACACAGACGCGCAGGCGCTGCAGAACAGCGCGGTCCCCAACAAAATCCAGTTGGGTGTTTCCCTTACCGAGGGCCTCGGAGCCGGGGCGAATCCGGAAGTAGGGGAGCAGGCGGCCCTGGAGAGTATGGAAGAGATCAAACAGATGCTCCAGCAGACCACCAAGATGGTTTTCATTACCGCCGGAATGGGGGGCGGTACGGGAACCGGGGCTGCGCCTATCATCGCCAAGCAGGCCAAGGAGATGGACATCCTCACGGTGGGGATTGTTACCATCCCGTTCCTCTTTGAGGGGAAAATGCGCTGCGAACAGGCCCAGCGGGGTATCGAACGGTTGCGAAACAACGTGGACTCCCTGATTGTTATCAATAACAACAAATTGCGGGAGGTCTACGGGAACCTGGGCTTTAAGGCGGGCTTCTCCAAAGCCGACGAGGTGCTCTCCACGGCGGCCCGCGGCATTGCCGAGGTGATTACCCACCACTACACCCAGAACATCGACCTGCGGGATGCCAAAACGGTACTCTCCAACAGCGGCACCGCCATCATGGGGTCTGCGGCGGCCACCGGTTCAGCGCGGGCCCAGGAAGCCATCATGAAGGCCCTGGATTCGCCCCTGCTGAACGACAACAAGATTACCGGCGCCAAGAACGTGTTGCTCCTGATCGTTTCCGGCTCCCAGGAAATCACCATCGACGAGATCGGGGAAATCAACGACCACATCCAGATCGAAGCCGGCCACGGGGCCAATATCATCATGGGTGTCGGGGAGGACGAGGGGCTCGGCGAGGCGATTGCCGTGACCGTGATAGCCACCGGTTTTAACATCGACCAGCAGAACGATATTGTCAATACGGAATCCAAAAAAATCATCCACACCCTGGAGGACGAGCAAAAGGCCCAGCAAGACCTTTCGGAGCCCGGCCCGCAGCGGGTTGTCCACACCCTGGAACTGGATGATGCCGACCGGAACCCCGGGACGGAAAACCCGGCCGCGACCCCGGAAGCGGCCCGGGAGGATGTGTCCCGCACCCCGGAGGCGGCCCGGGAGGATGCATCCCGCACCCCGGAGGCGGCCCGGGAGGATGCGTCCCGCACCCCGGAAGCTGCCCCGGAAACTGCCCCGCCCGCGGAAGAAGGTCAGCAACTTATCCCCACCACCCAGTACATCCGCAACTTCAATGTGTTTTACGAAGAGGTCGTGGCGGAAGGAGTAGCAGCTGATGAAGATTTTATCATCATCGATTCCAAAGACCTGATCAACGATATCGAAGTGGTGGACCCGGAAGTGGTGATGGCGGATGCGCCGGAGCAGGACCAGATCAGCCTGCACTTCGACATGCCGCTGGATACGCAGGAAGACTCGGAGGAATCCGCGGAAAACGTTATCACTTTTGACCTGGATGAGGATGTCCGCGACATGGAGGTCCGGGAACACGTAGAGATTACCCCCGTACTCGAGTACAAGAAGGAAGGGGAAACCCGATACAGCCTGGAGGATTACATGGAACTGGAGCAGCAACTGACCGGCGCTACTTCCAAGGCGGAAAAATACGAACCGAAAATCGTCGAGGACGAACTGGTTTTTGAGAAGAAGACGGTGGAGGGTTCCGGGTCGGAAAGCCCAACCCCGGATGCCGACCCCACCGACCGGCCGATCAGCGAGATCCTCCGGGAACGCGCCGACGAGCGCCGACGGAAACTCAAGGACTTCAACTACAAGTTCCAGCACAACCGGACTACGATAGACGATATTGAGAAGGAACCTGCCTATAAGCGGCAGGGAGTGGACCTCACCGACGCCAAACGGGGCGATTCAAAGGTTTCCAGGACCACCCTCAGCGAGGACAGCAACGAGGAGATGCGGCTCCGCTCCAACAATTCCTTCCTCCACGACAATGTAGATTAA
- the murD gene encoding UDP-N-acetylmuramoyl-L-alanine--D-glutamate ligase: MATGAKRDTARQVAVLRQGGRLAVLGAGESGVGAALLGKQKGFEVFVSDNGPIAEKYRDVLNQTGILWEEGGHSESRILDSDLCVKSPGIPDTAPLVEQLVARGVPVISEIEFASWYCQATLVAITGSNGKTTTAMLTHHLLRQGGMDAALAGNIGDSFAAMVARESHPCYVLEVSSFQLDGILGFRPHIAVITNITPDHLDRYEYRMDRYIASKKRIAENQGPSDFLVFDRDDPVLAREINPEAFAANLLPLTLEEDPGAAGWLKGNDINIQLEKENTPLTMSNDTLALEGRHNMKNTMAAATVARLLGIRKESIRESVANFQGAPHRLERVLKIHHVQYINDSKATNVNATFYALDSMTAPTVWIVGGVDKGNDYKPLMPLVREKVKAIICLGADNSRIVEAFGNAVDLLVETYAMSEAVKVAYKIAERGDNVLLSPACASFDLFKNYEDRGDQFKDAVKAL; the protein is encoded by the coding sequence ATGGCAACAGGGGCAAAACGGGATACGGCGCGGCAGGTAGCAGTGCTTCGGCAGGGCGGCAGGTTGGCAGTCCTGGGCGCAGGCGAAAGCGGAGTTGGGGCGGCCCTGCTGGGGAAGCAAAAAGGATTTGAGGTATTTGTATCGGACAATGGGCCGATAGCCGAAAAATACAGAGACGTTCTTAATCAGACTGGCATTCTTTGGGAAGAAGGCGGGCATAGCGAATCGCGGATCCTCGACTCGGACCTGTGCGTGAAAAGCCCGGGGATCCCGGACACGGCCCCCCTGGTGGAGCAGCTTGTGGCCAGGGGCGTACCGGTGATTTCGGAAATCGAATTCGCCTCCTGGTATTGCCAGGCCACCCTGGTGGCCATTACCGGGAGCAACGGAAAGACCACCACGGCCATGCTCACGCACCACCTGTTGCGGCAGGGGGGTATGGATGCGGCCCTGGCGGGGAATATCGGCGATAGTTTCGCAGCCATGGTAGCCCGGGAATCCCACCCCTGCTACGTGCTGGAGGTCAGCAGCTTCCAGCTCGACGGCATTCTGGGTTTCCGGCCGCACATTGCGGTGATCACAAATATTACCCCGGACCACCTGGATCGGTACGAATACCGGATGGACCGATACATCGCGTCAAAAAAGCGGATTGCCGAGAACCAGGGGCCCTCGGATTTCCTGGTTTTTGACCGGGACGACCCGGTGCTGGCAAGGGAAATAAACCCGGAGGCGTTTGCCGCCAACCTCCTCCCATTGACCCTGGAAGAAGATCCCGGGGCCGCCGGCTGGCTGAAAGGAAACGATATAAACATACAATTGGAAAAAGAAAATACGCCACTTACTATGAGCAACGACACGCTGGCCCTCGAAGGCCGACACAACATGAAGAATACGATGGCCGCCGCCACGGTGGCCCGGTTGCTCGGCATCCGCAAGGAGAGCATCCGGGAGAGCGTCGCCAATTTCCAGGGGGCGCCCCACCGGTTGGAACGGGTACTCAAGATTCATCACGTCCAGTATATCAACGACTCCAAGGCCACCAACGTAAATGCCACGTTTTACGCCCTGGACAGCATGACGGCCCCGACGGTGTGGATTGTTGGCGGCGTCGATAAGGGCAACGACTACAAACCGCTGATGCCCCTGGTCCGTGAAAAGGTCAAGGCCATTATTTGCCTGGGGGCCGACAACAGCCGGATTGTGGAGGCCTTCGGCAATGCCGTTGACCTGCTCGTGGAGACCTATGCGATGTCCGAGGCCGTGAAGGTGGCCTACAAAATTGCCGAGCGGGGGGATAACGTCCTGCTCTCCCCGGCCTGTGCGAGCTTTGACCTGTTTAAAAATTACGAGGACCGGGGCGACCAGTTTAAGGACGCAGTAAAAGCACTATAG
- a CDS encoding cell division protein FtsQ/DivIB → MRSNRRDISGVTVRFEGADNLYLTESTVNKLLIQKFGSLRNTPKDAIVLDTVESVLRTHEMVNNAQVYLTVDGQLITKITQRHPIGRVAGDTQFYLDDEGRKMPLSPNHSARVPIITGKITGKSLEDAYEILKFINEDPFLSKNIIGIHIEDETDYRLRFRLDNFVVRLGDVTDLKSKFDNFKAFYAKASQDKTLAHYEVVSLEFDNQVVCTKI, encoded by the coding sequence GTGCGCAGTAACCGACGGGATATCTCGGGAGTTACCGTTCGGTTTGAAGGTGCCGACAACCTGTATCTGACGGAAAGTACGGTTAATAAATTGTTAATACAAAAATTCGGCAGCCTCCGGAATACACCCAAAGATGCGATAGTTTTGGATACTGTGGAATCGGTCCTCCGGACTCATGAAATGGTGAATAATGCCCAGGTTTATCTTACTGTAGACGGCCAGCTTATCACGAAAATAACCCAGCGGCATCCAATCGGACGCGTGGCGGGTGATACCCAGTTTTATCTGGACGACGAAGGCAGAAAAATGCCGCTATCACCCAACCATTCCGCGCGTGTCCCCATCATTACGGGTAAGATTACGGGCAAGAGCCTGGAAGACGCGTATGAGATCCTGAAATTCATCAACGAGGACCCGTTCCTCAGCAAGAATATCATCGGGATCCATATCGAAGATGAGACGGATTACCGCCTCAGGTTCCGCCTGGACAATTTTGTGGTCCGCCTCGGAGACGTTACGGACCTGAAATCAAAGTTTGACAATTTCAAGGCCTTTTACGCAAAGGCCTCTCAAGATAAAACACTGGCACACTACGAGGTAGTCAGCCTGGAATTCGACAACCAGGTGGTGTGCACTAAAATCTGA
- a CDS encoding UDP-N-acetylmuramate--L-alanine ligase translates to MELSRVHRVYLIGVGGIGMSALARYFVRSNREVAGYDKVPTPLTRALEAEGIAVHYREDADEIPVAFRQPEGTLVIYTPAVPATHSELAFFRKGGYEVAKRSQVLGMISRASRCLAVAGTHGKTTTSCILAHLLREAGLEVMAFLGGVSEDFGSNFLMEGTEFSVVEADEYDRSFLYLEPDIACVTSMDADHLDIYGDDATLKATFGEFAAKVRPGGVLVVRNGLPLEGLTYGIDDDAAYSIRNLRTEDGAYRFDIHTPTRVFESVRFSKPGRHNLLNGLAAFTMAVQVAEQPDRLVKAMGSFKGVERRFSYKIKTEQGIFIDDYAHHPTEIDAVCDAIREMHPGKDILAVFQPHLFSRTRDFGPEFARSLSRFDTIWLLEIYPAREDPIEGIDSQWLLDQIENPRKRLIKKSELIPEITRENPQILLTIGAGDIGLEVDPIKEALSCAS, encoded by the coding sequence ATGGAACTCTCTCGTGTACATAGGGTCTATCTGATTGGTGTGGGGGGCATCGGCATGTCCGCCCTGGCCCGGTATTTCGTCAGGAGCAACCGGGAGGTAGCCGGTTACGACAAGGTGCCTACTCCGCTTACCCGGGCACTCGAGGCAGAGGGCATCGCCGTGCATTACCGGGAGGATGCAGACGAGATTCCCGTTGCTTTCCGGCAGCCGGAAGGGACCCTGGTCATCTATACCCCTGCCGTACCCGCAACGCACAGCGAACTCGCTTTTTTCCGCAAGGGCGGGTACGAGGTGGCAAAACGCTCCCAGGTACTCGGGATGATCAGCCGGGCCTCCCGCTGCCTGGCGGTGGCCGGCACCCATGGGAAAACCACGACATCCTGTATCCTGGCGCACCTCCTCCGGGAGGCCGGCCTGGAAGTGATGGCCTTCCTGGGGGGGGTATCCGAGGATTTCGGCAGCAATTTTTTGATGGAGGGCACCGAATTTTCGGTTGTGGAAGCCGACGAGTACGACCGCTCCTTCCTCTACCTGGAACCCGACATTGCCTGCGTAACCTCCATGGATGCCGACCACCTGGATATCTACGGGGACGACGCCACGCTGAAGGCCACCTTTGGCGAGTTTGCCGCAAAGGTCCGGCCCGGAGGGGTGCTGGTGGTCCGCAACGGGCTGCCCCTGGAAGGGCTTACCTACGGGATCGATGACGATGCCGCGTATTCCATCCGCAATCTGCGTACCGAAGACGGGGCATATCGCTTCGACATCCATACGCCGACCCGCGTTTTTGAATCCGTCCGGTTTTCAAAACCCGGGCGCCACAACCTGTTGAATGGATTAGCTGCCTTTACGATGGCGGTCCAGGTTGCCGAGCAACCAGACCGCCTGGTTAAAGCCATGGGCAGCTTTAAGGGGGTCGAAAGGCGATTCTCCTATAAAATCAAGACCGAGCAAGGCATCTTTATCGATGATTATGCGCACCACCCCACGGAGATCGATGCGGTTTGCGATGCGATCCGGGAAATGCACCCCGGCAAAGACATCCTGGCGGTGTTCCAGCCGCACCTCTTCAGCCGTACCCGGGACTTTGGCCCGGAGTTCGCCCGGAGCCTCTCCCGCTTCGATACCATCTGGCTGCTGGAGATCTACCCGGCCCGGGAAGACCCCATCGAAGGCATCGATTCGCAGTGGTTGCTCGATCAAATCGAAAACCCCCGGAAACGGCTGATAAAAAAGTCCGAACTGATCCCGGAAATCACCCGGGAAAACCCGCAAATCCTCCTGACTATCGGGGCGGGGGATATTGGCCTGGAAGTAGACCCGATTAAAGAAGCGTTGAGTTGTGCAAGTTAA
- the mraY gene encoding phospho-N-acetylmuramoyl-pentapeptide-transferase has product MLYYLFEYLESTYQFPGASLFRFLTFRAAMAVLLSLVLATAYGKRVINFLKRKQIGETVRDLGLKGQQEKAGTPTMGGIIIIVSTLIPTLLFARLDNIYVILLIITTLWMGVIGFIDDYIKIFKKNKKGLKGRFKITGQVVLGLIVGATLYFHPEVTMKEKNTTVITESFELEEVEGQEVKSLKTNVPFFKDNELDYSQWVSWIGEGAEKYGWMLFIPIVIFIVTAVSNGANLTDGIDGLAAGTSAIIVLTLGIFAWVSGNAIFSDYLDIFFIPRAGELVVFIAAFVGALVGFLWYNAYPAQVFMGDTGSLTIGGVIAVIAIIVRKELLIPLLCGIFFAESISVMLQVSYFKYTRRRLGEGKRIFLMAPLHHHYQKMGYHESKIVTRFWIIGILLAIVTIVTLKVR; this is encoded by the coding sequence ATGTTGTATTACCTGTTCGAGTATCTGGAAAGCACGTACCAGTTCCCCGGGGCGTCGCTCTTTAGGTTTCTGACCTTCCGCGCGGCCATGGCCGTGTTGCTCTCCCTGGTGCTTGCAACCGCCTACGGGAAACGGGTAATCAACTTCCTCAAACGCAAACAGATTGGCGAAACCGTTCGGGACCTGGGCCTCAAGGGGCAGCAGGAAAAAGCCGGGACGCCTACCATGGGGGGGATCATCATCATCGTTTCCACCCTGATTCCCACCCTGCTATTTGCCCGGCTCGACAATATCTATGTGATCCTCCTGATAATAACCACCCTCTGGATGGGGGTTATCGGGTTTATCGACGACTACATCAAGATTTTTAAAAAGAACAAGAAAGGCCTCAAAGGGCGGTTCAAGATCACGGGCCAGGTGGTTCTCGGGCTCATCGTGGGGGCCACGCTGTATTTCCACCCGGAGGTCACCATGAAGGAAAAGAACACCACCGTGATTACGGAATCCTTTGAATTAGAGGAGGTGGAGGGGCAGGAGGTGAAGTCCCTGAAAACGAATGTCCCGTTTTTCAAGGACAACGAACTCGATTACAGCCAATGGGTAAGCTGGATCGGGGAAGGGGCTGAGAAATACGGCTGGATGTTGTTCATCCCCATTGTGATATTCATTGTGACCGCAGTTTCCAACGGGGCCAACCTGACGGATGGTATCGACGGGCTGGCGGCCGGGACATCGGCCATCATCGTGCTCACCCTGGGCATATTTGCCTGGGTTTCGGGGAACGCCATCTTTTCGGATTACCTGGATATATTTTTCATCCCCCGGGCCGGGGAACTCGTGGTGTTCATCGCCGCCTTCGTGGGGGCGCTCGTGGGCTTCCTCTGGTATAATGCATATCCCGCCCAGGTATTTATGGGCGATACGGGCAGCCTGACCATCGGGGGCGTCATTGCCGTGATTGCCATCATCGTGCGCAAGGAATTGTTGATACCGCTGCTCTGCGGCATTTTTTTCGCCGAATCCATCTCGGTGATGCTGCAGGTGAGCTATTTCAAATATACCCGGCGGCGGCTCGGGGAGGGGAAACGGATTTTCCTGATGGCGCCCCTGCACCACCACTACCAGAAAATGGGGTATCACGAAAGTAAAATCGTGACCCGGTTCTGGATTATCGGGATCCTGCTGGCCATCGTCACCATCGTCACCCTGAAGGTGCGCTGA
- the ftsA gene encoding cell division protein FtsA gives MEEAKYSVGLDIGTTKIVAIIGKENEYGKIEVLGIGRSKSLGVHRGVVNNITQTIQSIQQAVEEAQSDSGLKIGAVTVGIAGQHIRSLQHSDYITRANSEEVIGEEDLEKLVNQVYKLVMLPGEEIIHVLPQEYKVDGQAEIKQPIGMYGGRLEANFHVVVGQISSIKNIGRCIKSAGLDLENITLEPLASANAVLSQEEKEAGVALIDIGGGTTDLAIFKDGIIRHTAVIPFGGNVITEDIKEGCSIIEKQAELLKIKFGSAWPGENKDNEIVSIPGLRGREPKEITLKNLSKIIHARVVEIIEQVYLEIKNYGHEDQKKKLIAGIVLTGGGSQLKHLKQLVEYITGMDTRIGYPNEHLAGDSDTEIASPTYATAVGLLMNAVENKHRHTRKDGTSEAQESEKEMVLEGAPASGKSGEVDKPRRSVFDKWTDRLKEFLDNAE, from the coding sequence ATGGAAGAAGCGAAGTATTCAGTAGGACTGGACATTGGAACCACCAAGATCGTCGCCATTATCGGTAAGGAAAACGAGTATGGTAAAATCGAAGTGCTGGGTATCGGCAGGTCCAAAAGCCTCGGGGTGCACCGGGGTGTGGTAAACAACATCACCCAAACCATCCAATCCATCCAGCAGGCCGTTGAGGAAGCCCAATCGGATTCCGGCCTGAAGATCGGGGCAGTGACGGTCGGGATTGCCGGGCAGCACATTCGTTCCCTGCAGCACAGCGACTACATTACCCGGGCGAATTCCGAAGAGGTGATCGGGGAGGAAGACCTGGAGAAGCTCGTCAACCAGGTCTACAAACTGGTCATGCTCCCGGGGGAGGAAATTATCCACGTTTTGCCCCAGGAGTACAAGGTAGACGGACAGGCGGAGATCAAGCAGCCGATCGGGATGTACGGCGGCAGGCTGGAAGCGAATTTCCATGTAGTGGTCGGGCAGATTTCCTCCATCAAAAACATCGGGCGCTGTATCAAGAGCGCAGGGCTCGACCTGGAAAACATCACCCTGGAGCCCCTGGCGTCGGCCAATGCAGTCCTGAGCCAGGAGGAAAAGGAAGCGGGTGTGGCCCTGATCGACATCGGGGGCGGCACCACAGACCTGGCCATCTTCAAGGACGGCATCATCCGGCATACGGCCGTCATCCCGTTTGGGGGGAACGTGATCACCGAGGATATCAAAGAAGGCTGTTCCATCATCGAGAAGCAGGCGGAATTGCTCAAAATCAAATTCGGTTCGGCCTGGCCGGGTGAAAACAAAGACAATGAAATCGTATCCATCCCCGGCTTGCGGGGGCGGGAACCCAAGGAGATCACCCTGAAGAACCTCTCGAAGATCATCCACGCCCGGGTCGTTGAAATTATCGAACAGGTGTACCTGGAAATTAAGAATTACGGGCACGAGGACCAGAAAAAGAAACTGATTGCAGGGATTGTGCTGACCGGAGGCGGCAGCCAGCTCAAGCACCTGAAGCAACTCGTGGAATACATCACCGGGATGGACACGCGTATCGGCTATCCGAACGAACACCTGGCCGGGGATTCCGACACGGAGATTGCCAGCCCTACCTATGCCACGGCGGTGGGCCTGCTGATGAACGCTGTAGAGAACAAACACCGCCATACCCGCAAGGACGGTACCTCGGAAGCACAGGAGAGCGAAAAGGAGATGGTCCTGGAAGGGGCTCCGGCATCCGGGAAGTCCGGGGAGGTGGACAAACCGCGACGCTCGGTATTCGATAAATGGACAGACCGGCTCAAGGAATTTCTGGATAACGCCGAATAG
- the murG gene encoding undecaprenyldiphospho-muramoylpentapeptide beta-N-acetylglucosaminyltransferase, whose product MDNYRFLLSGGGTGGHIYPAVAIANELKSRYPDARFLFVGAQDRMEMEKVPQAGYEIRGLWISGLARKLSWKNLIFPLKLIKSMMQARKIVKEFQPHLVVGTGGFASGPTLRVASGRGIPCVLQEQNSYAGITNKLLAGRARKIFVAYEGMDRYFPADKIVLTGNPVRGSLAGNLPDPAASRSKWGLDPGKKTLLVLGGSLGARRINELIGGKLQFLQDLGLQIIWQCGKGYYPTYRDCDSDQVRVLDFISEMETAYAAADIIISRAGAGSVSELSLIGKPVVFIPSPNVAEDHQTKNARAMVERDAAVMLPESELENRFEACLGELLANPARMKIMGDNLRALGRPGATREIVDEIEKILKA is encoded by the coding sequence GTGGACAACTATAGGTTCTTACTCTCCGGGGGCGGTACCGGAGGACATATTTATCCGGCGGTGGCGATTGCCAACGAGTTGAAATCGCGCTACCCGGACGCCCGGTTCCTTTTTGTGGGGGCACAGGACCGGATGGAAATGGAAAAAGTGCCCCAGGCGGGCTACGAGATCCGGGGACTCTGGATCAGCGGCCTGGCCCGGAAACTCAGCTGGAAGAATTTGATCTTCCCGTTGAAACTGATAAAAAGTATGATGCAGGCACGTAAAATAGTGAAGGAATTCCAGCCGCACCTGGTGGTGGGAACCGGCGGCTTTGCCAGCGGCCCGACCCTGCGGGTGGCTTCCGGCAGGGGCATTCCCTGCGTGTTGCAGGAGCAGAATTCCTATGCGGGCATCACCAACAAGCTCCTGGCGGGCAGGGCGCGGAAAATCTTTGTGGCCTATGAGGGCATGGACCGGTATTTCCCGGCGGATAAGATTGTGCTGACCGGCAACCCGGTCCGGGGCAGCCTGGCCGGCAACCTGCCGGATCCTGCTGCCAGCCGGTCTAAATGGGGGCTGGACCCCGGAAAGAAGACCCTCCTGGTCCTCGGAGGCAGCCTGGGCGCCCGCCGGATCAACGAATTGATCGGCGGGAAACTCCAGTTTCTCCAGGACCTGGGCCTGCAGATTATCTGGCAATGCGGGAAAGGGTATTACCCAACCTACCGGGATTGCGATTCCGACCAGGTGCGCGTATTGGACTTTATCTCCGAGATGGAAACTGCCTATGCGGCGGCGGATATCATTATCAGCCGCGCCGGCGCCGGCTCCGTATCGGAGCTCAGCCTGATCGGGAAACCGGTGGTATTCATCCCGTCCCCGAACGTGGCCGAGGATCATCAGACCAAGAACGCCCGGGCCATGGTGGAGCGGGACGCAGCCGTTATGCTGCCGGAATCCGAACTCGAAAACCGCTTTGAGGCGTGTTTGGGCGAATTGCTGGCCAACCCGGCCCGGATGAAAATAATGGGAGACAACCTCCGGGCGCTGGGGCGCCCAGGGGCAACCCGCGAGATTGTGGACGAAATAGAAAAAATCCTGAAAGCCTGA
- a CDS encoding FtsW/RodA/SpoVE family cell cycle protein, producing MKGILKSLEGDKAIWGVVALLALFSFLPVYSASSNLVYVVGNGTTVGHLLKHGLLLVLGFGIIYSVHKIPTHFFKGLSIIALPVVLVLLGYTLAQGTTIEGANASRWIRLPVVGITFQTSNLAAVVLMIYTARYLSKIRDREIRFTESILPLWLPVFLVLILILPANFSTAAILFCMVLMLCFLGGYPTKYLLSIIGAGIVTLALFVLLAKAMPGVFPNRVDTWISRVESFWDGTDSEGDYQIEKAKIAIASGGLIGNGAGKSVMKNFLPQSSSDFIYAIIIEEYGLLGGLSLLFFYMLLLFRIVVVANANQTVFGKLLVIGVGLPIVFQALINMAVAVELFPVTGQTLPLISSGGTSIWMTCLAIGVVLSASRKQDEQKEIEQNTEEHPLEVLSGQL from the coding sequence ATGAAAGGGATCCTGAAAAGTCTGGAGGGAGATAAGGCCATTTGGGGCGTCGTGGCCCTGTTGGCCCTGTTTTCTTTTCTGCCGGTCTACAGCGCGAGCAGCAACCTGGTCTATGTGGTGGGCAACGGCACCACGGTGGGGCACCTGCTCAAGCACGGGCTGTTGCTCGTACTCGGCTTCGGGATCATCTACAGCGTACATAAAATCCCCACGCATTTCTTTAAAGGGCTCTCGATCATCGCCCTGCCGGTGGTCCTGGTCTTGCTGGGGTATACGCTGGCCCAGGGAACCACCATCGAAGGTGCCAACGCCAGCCGCTGGATCCGTCTCCCGGTGGTGGGGATCACCTTCCAGACGTCCAACCTGGCGGCAGTGGTCCTGATGATTTATACCGCGCGCTACCTGAGCAAGATCCGGGACCGGGAAATCCGGTTTACCGAGAGTATCCTGCCCTTGTGGTTACCGGTTTTTCTGGTGTTGATCCTCATCCTGCCGGCTAACTTTTCCACCGCCGCCATCCTGTTCTGCATGGTCCTGATGCTTTGTTTCCTCGGGGGGTACCCGACAAAGTATTTGTTGAGCATCATCGGGGCGGGAATTGTCACCCTCGCGCTCTTTGTCTTGCTGGCCAAGGCCATGCCCGGGGTCTTCCCAAACCGGGTGGATACCTGGATCAGCCGGGTGGAGAGTTTCTGGGACGGGACGGACAGCGAAGGGGATTACCAGATAGAAAAGGCAAAAATCGCCATTGCCAGCGGGGGCCTCATCGGCAACGGCGCGGGCAAAAGCGTTATGAAGAATTTTCTCCCGCAGAGCTCCTCGGATTTTATCTATGCGATAATCATTGAGGAGTACGGGTTATTAGGCGGGCTGAGCCTCCTGTTTTTTTACATGTTGCTGCTGTTCCGGATAGTGGTGGTGGCCAATGCCAACCAGACCGTATTCGGGAAGCTGCTGGTCATCGGCGTGGGCCTGCCGATTGTCTTCCAGGCGCTTATCAACATGGCGGTGGCCGTGGAGTTATTCCCGGTAACGGGCCAGACCCTCCCGCTCATCAGCTCCGGGGGAACGTCCATCTGGATGACCTGCCTGGCTATCGGGGTAGTCCTGAGCGCGAGCCGGAAACAGGACGAACAAAAGGAAATCGAACAAAATACGGAGGAACATCCTCTGGAGGTACTGAGTGGACAACTATAG